The sequence GACGCCACCCGGGCCGCCTCCGACGCCTCGTCCAGCGCGTCGTTCGTTGCACCCTCGTCGGCGCGCGGCGACTCCTGTCGTGACTGGTAGGCGCGGCGAAGCCGCCCGCGTACCCGCTCGAAGCGGCTCAAGCGCACCTCCTGGCAGAAAACCCGGCCCGCCGACGGCGACAGGTCGGACAGCATACGTCCGTTCCTGACACCGTAGGGCGGTTCCGCCACACAATGCCCCGACCATCTCCGGCGTAACCACCGGCAGGCCGCCGTCGGCCACACGGTAGCGTCTGCGGCGTGACCGCCGACAACGATCTCGACGCCGGCCTGCCGATCCGCCTGCTGCACGACCGCGTGCTGGTGCGGATGGAGGGCAGCGAGGGCGAACGCCGCTCCACCGCCGGCATCGTCATTCCGGCGACCGCCGCGGTCGGCAAGCGCCTCGCCTGGGCCACAGCGGTCGGGGTCGGGCCGAACGTCCGCGCCATCGTCTCCGGCGACCGGGTGCTCTTCGACCCGGACGACCGCTCCGAGGTCGAGCTGCACGGCCGCGGTTACGTGCTGCTGCGGGAGCGGGACGTGCACGCCGTGGCCGCCGAGCGGATCGAGAACGACTCGACCGGCCTCTACCTCTGACGCACCTCCCCCGGCCACCAGGCCCCGTCGCGCACCGTTTGCCCAGCCGTACGACGGGAAGCCATCCGGCGACCGTGGCCCTGGGGAGGGACGATGCCGGTATTCGTGAAGAAGCTGTTGACCTGGGGCAGTGTCGCGTTCCTGATCTACTTCATGGCCTTTCGGCCGGACGGCGCCGCGCAGATGTTCCGAGGGATCGGGGCCGCGCTGATCGCGATGTTCCAGGGCCTCGGTGACTTCCTCACCTCGCTACTGGCCTGAGCCGCTCCGCCGACCTGCCCGTCAGCGTCAGGGGTGCGTCGGCGGCCAGGGCGGCGCCGATCGCGGGCCGGGCCAGCCGGGTGGGGCGTAACCCACCGGAACCGGAGCGGGAGCCAGCACCACCGGGATCGGCACCACCGGCTCGTCCGGCGCGTCCACCGGGCGCTGAGTGCCGTCCGGGAAGCGCAGGTGGTAGCGGCTGCCGTCCCAGACCCCCGCCGGGGCCTGCGGGTCCCGACCCACGAAGAACGACCGGTACGCGGTGATCGCGTCCAGCAGCTCCCGCTCCTCGCGGGCTGTTCGCTCCTGGTCGGCGGGTTTGCGGTCCAGGCCGCGCAGCGCCCCGTCGCGCAGCAGGGCCAGCCGGGTGGCGGCGGACTGGTAACCCCGCATCGCCCGCACCCCGGCGTCGCCGGCCACCCGCCGTGCCCAACTGCGGGCGGCGTGCCGCCGGCCGAGGCTGCTCAGCGCGGCCACCTCGGGTGGGCTGAGCCAGCCGGCGCGGACGTAGTCGGGCAGGACCCGCTCGGTGAGCCGCCCCTCCCAGGCGCGCAGCCACAGCGCCAACCCGACGGTGCCGAAGAAGACCGGGACCATGAGGCCCAGGAAGCCGTACAGCATGATCATGGCCTCGCCGGTGGCCTGGGTCAGCGTGGGCAGCAGGTTCCACGTGCCGTGCAGCATCATCGCCAGCAGCAGGCCGCCGATCGGGGCAAGCACCCGGATGCGCCGGTCGGCCGTCCGGGAGGCGATGCCCAGTCCCACACCGGTCATCGAGGTGAAAAGCGGATGGGCGAACCCGAACAGCAGGATCCGAAGGATGAAGATCGCGATGACCTGCTGGATGCCGGTGGCCGGGCCGTAGCGGTCGGCCCCGGAGGCGTACCCCAACCCGCCCAGGTAGAGGATGTTCTCCACCATCGCGAAGCCGACCGCGGCGAGCCCGCAGTAGACCAGGCCGTCGGTGATCCCGGACCACTCGCGGCGGCGGAACACCAGCAGCAGGATCGGACCCAGCGCCTTGGTCAGCTCTTCGATGAACGGCGCCACCAGCACCCCGGTGAGCGCGGACGGCAGGCCCCAGTCGGCGAAACGGTTGGCCGCGAAGTCGTTCACAGTGAGCGAGGCGGCGGTGGAGACGAACGCACCCCAGGCGAAGCAGAAGATCAGGTACTTCAGCGGCTCCGGTTCGTACCGGTCCAGCCAGAGGAAGCAGGCGACCAGCACCGGCACCGGCAGGATGGCCGCGACCACCCCGATCAGCAGGGCCTGCGCACCGAGCGACTGGCCGAGCGTGAAGACCATGAACACCGCGCACGCCGCGATGAGCAGCACCACCCCGGCCAGCGCCAGGAACCGCCGCCAGCCCAGTCGGCGCAGCGGCATCCGGGGCGCCTCACCCTCCGGCGGAGCGGCGGGCGCGGGCGGGGCGGCGGGCGACGGCGGCAGAGGTGAACCGGGCGGGGTGTCGGCCATGCGGTCAGCGTAGCCATCCGCCGCCGACTGGTTCGGCCGCATCGGTAGCCGCTATGCTGCCGGCAGGTCACGAGCGCCAGCGTCAAGCCCCGGCTTGCTGGCCGGCAACCCTCGTCGAGTTCGCGGTGGGGTGCCCCGGGTGATGACCGGGCCCAGCCCGATCGGTGTGCTGGGCAAGCGCGGACCCCGTCCCGATGCCGCACCCGGGGTCCCTGACCCCGGAGGTTCCGGCGTGTCCGTCACTCTCATCCCCTCGCTGCCCACCCTGCCCGCCGTGCCGTCGGCGCCGTCCGCGCCGCTCGACGTCCTCGGCGTGCCCGGCGAGATCAACCTGGACTACGCGGCCAGCGCACCGTGCGCGCGGGCCGCCGCCGACGCGGTGGCCGAACTGCTGCCCTGGTACGCCAGCGTGCATCGCGGGGCGGGAGCGCTGTCGCGGCGCTGCACCCTCGCGTACGAGCAGGCCCGGCAGACGATCGGCGACTTCTTCGGCGCTCGCGCCGACGATCATGTGATCTTCACCCGCAACACGACTGACGCGCTCAACCTGCTGGCGCGGGCCGTGCCAGCCGGCACCACGGTGGTCACGTTTGCCGGCGAACACCATGCCAACCTGCTGCCCTGGCCGCGCGGGTCGGTGCGGCTGCCGGTGCCCAGCGACCCCGACGGGGCGGTACGCGACCTCGCCGCCGCCCTCACCGAGCTGCGCCGGGGCAGCAGCCCGGCGTTGCCGGTGCTGGTCGCGGTGACCGGTGCGAGCAACGTGACTGGCGAGCGGTGGCCGGTCGCCGAACTGGCGCGGGTGGCCCACCGGCACGGCGCCCGGATCGTGCTCGACGCCGCGCAGCTCGCCCCGCACGCCCCGGTCGACCTGCTCGCGCTCGACGTCGACTATGTGGCGGTGTCCGGCCACAAGCTGTACGCGCCGTTCGGCGCAGGAGTGCTGATCGGCCGAGCGGACTGGCTGGACGCCGCGCCGCCGTACCTGGCCGGTGGTGGGGCCACCAGCCACGTCGGGCCGGCCACCCACGACGTGACCTGGGCGACCGGCCCGGCCCGACACGAGGGCGGCACCCCGAACCTGCTCGGCGCTGTTGCGCTGGCGGCGGTGTGCGCGGCGCTCGACGAGGCGGACCAGGTCGCGCTGGCTGCCCACGAGCAGGCCCTGCTGGCCCGGCTGCGCACCGGCCTGGCCGCCCTGCCGCACGTCGTCGAGCTGCGCACCTTCGGCCCGGACGCGCCCCGGGTCGGCATCGTCTCGTTCGTGGTCGCCGGCTGGGACTCCACCGAGGTGGCCACCCGGCTGGCCGCCGAGCACCACATCGGCGTACGGGACGGGTTGTTCTGTGCCCACCCGCTGGCCCGGCGTCTGCTCAGCGAGGCGGCAGGGCGTACCGGTCGGCGGGACCTGCCGCCCACCGCGCTGCGTGCCAGCATCGGGCTGGGCAGCACGGCGGCCCAGGTGGACCGGCTGCTCGCGGCGTTGGCCGAGCTGGGCTGAGGCCCGGGGGTGGCCCGCGCTCAGCCGACCGGCGGGGCGGTGGGTGGCTTCGGTGCCTCGTCGTGCTCGGCGGGCTCACCGACCGGGCGCTCCTGCTCGCCGAAGGCGGTGCGGATCCACCGGTTCGC comes from Micromonospora vinacea and encodes:
- a CDS encoding PrsW family intramembrane metalloprotease, translated to MRPNQSAADGYADRMADTPPGSPLPPSPAAPPAPAAPPEGEAPRMPLRRLGWRRFLALAGVVLLIAACAVFMVFTLGQSLGAQALLIGVVAAILPVPVLVACFLWLDRYEPEPLKYLIFCFAWGAFVSTAASLTVNDFAANRFADWGLPSALTGVLVAPFIEELTKALGPILLLVFRRREWSGITDGLVYCGLAAVGFAMVENILYLGGLGYASGADRYGPATGIQQVIAIFILRILLFGFAHPLFTSMTGVGLGIASRTADRRIRVLAPIGGLLLAMMLHGTWNLLPTLTQATGEAMIMLYGFLGLMVPVFFGTVGLALWLRAWEGRLTERVLPDYVRAGWLSPPEVAALSSLGRRHAARSWARRVAGDAGVRAMRGYQSAATRLALLRDGALRGLDRKPADQERTAREERELLDAITAYRSFFVGRDPQAPAGVWDGSRYHLRFPDGTQRPVDAPDEPVVPIPVVLAPAPVPVGYAPPGWPGPRSAPPWPPTHP
- a CDS encoding GroES family chaperonin, which encodes MTADNDLDAGLPIRLLHDRVLVRMEGSEGERRSTAGIVIPATAAVGKRLAWATAVGVGPNVRAIVSGDRVLFDPDDRSEVELHGRGYVLLRERDVHAVAAERIENDSTGLYL
- a CDS encoding aminotransferase class V-fold PLP-dependent enzyme, yielding MSVTLIPSLPTLPAVPSAPSAPLDVLGVPGEINLDYAASAPCARAAADAVAELLPWYASVHRGAGALSRRCTLAYEQARQTIGDFFGARADDHVIFTRNTTDALNLLARAVPAGTTVVTFAGEHHANLLPWPRGSVRLPVPSDPDGAVRDLAAALTELRRGSSPALPVLVAVTGASNVTGERWPVAELARVAHRHGARIVLDAAQLAPHAPVDLLALDVDYVAVSGHKLYAPFGAGVLIGRADWLDAAPPYLAGGGATSHVGPATHDVTWATGPARHEGGTPNLLGAVALAAVCAALDEADQVALAAHEQALLARLRTGLAALPHVVELRTFGPDAPRVGIVSFVVAGWDSTEVATRLAAEHHIGVRDGLFCAHPLARRLLSEAAGRTGRRDLPPTALRASIGLGSTAAQVDRLLAALAELG